The Ananas comosus cultivar F153 linkage group 6, ASM154086v1, whole genome shotgun sequence genome segment catgtgatttgaatatttctataccgttaacttgcaaccggctcaccacggcctttaaaattattgatttcgaaccccttcgatcactaggcaaatgatatcgaaaaatcacaaaatttattttctagatacttcaaatattctagatcaattctaacggagccgatcgtcgattcgaaagtccgaatatcgaaaacaacttggaagcacggagggctccgtgcttccataagcataccagcccactctctctctctctctctctctctctctctctctctctctctctctctctctatatatatatatatatatatatagaattgagctcctatggttttaaaagtaccaagttattggtgtttatagatttttagccattggattaaaagatatgcggttaagatgatgtgggccccctagggtttagtgggtggttggttgaatagtataatctaatggttgaaaatgattcgaggcgtagatctaacggtaaaaaacttacaatcaccaagtgcttggtgcttttacaagcaccatagccggactctctctctctctctctctctctctctctctctctctctctctctctctatatatatatatatatatatatatatatatatatatatatatatatagttgagtttctatgtttttaaaattacaaaaatatttatgtttgtaactttttagctattggattgcTTTAAGATCCGTGCAATATTATTAACGTGTCACATTAAGTCCTATTTATTAGTGCCATACAAATCTTGAGGTGATATTGTGATCTCTTTGGTGCCGTTGCTGGCACGAGCTGTGGAAACATTTCCGCTCGACCTTTTGGATTATTTTGCCCTGTTCGATTATATTGGTGCTTCGTTCGGACAGAAAAagttctgtccgttcgacggGTCTATTGACGTTCTCGTGGGCTTCTGCTCGACGGGTCTATTGACGTTCTCGTGGGCTTCTGCTGTGGAATCAGGACGTGACAGGTataaagctaaaaaaaattacaagaacgTCGAGctcatatgcttttaaaagtgtagtagctcaactctctctctctccatatatatatatatatatatatatatatatatatacacctcaTTTTTTATCTCCAACTATTTATTACTACCCAAAAAAATCACTACTAAATATTACAAAAGCTTTATCCTTTTAATCTACTTCTTTTAATGAAGATAAATAAACGTAAATGCTTCTCGGATAGAGGTGAGCATCATGCGGTTTAAACCCGATTAACTAAATCGAATTCCAATTCATTCCAACGGTTCGGCTTGattttacatataattaatttgGTTCAATTGATCAATCATAAAAGTCAAAACCAcaaaagcatgaaaaaaaaCCTAATCGAAACAaccaattttaaataatttatttattttttcaattttggttAAATAATTAGAGAATTGACAACTCATTTgtggaaaaataaatatatgtatgtatttaaatatttttatgggaaaacttcaaaaaacgcatggtttcgcactttttcattttagtaccatgtggtttaaagtgtatcaagttagtaccctgtggttttatactttctcactttagtaccctgtgtattaagttagtactctgtgattttatttttgtatcaagttagtaccttatgattttatttttgtatcaagttagtaccctgtgtttttatttttttcttaatgaaatattaaactacagatactaaagtgaaaaagtgcgaaaccacatgggactaacttgatacgctttaaaccacagggtactaacttcatacactttaaaccacatgttactaaagtgagagggagtgaaaccacaaggggtatttaaagtttttcctaattttaatagttgaacacattttaaatttaagaagtTATATATCCAAACCGAAAAAACCAaaccgaaccgaccaaattaaTTTTGGTATGGGATTTTAAAAGAGAACCAAAATGAAGTCCTATAAATGCATACACAAGAATtgtaagggaaaaaaaaaaaaaaaaggaagaaaaatggACAAGGTCAAGATTGAGTTCCTGGGCATGGTGGCAATGTTTGTCATGGCCGTATCACTTTCCGGTCATCTTGTCGCGGCGGAAGTTCGTAACGATCGTCGGAACGTAGCGCGATACAACCTTATCTGCAACGGGCATTTTCGCCAGCTCTATCGGTACTGCAAAAGATATATAAAAGCCAACAGGATTAGGCTCGTGCCGCCCCCGTCGCCGCGGTGTTGTCAGGCGATCGAGAGAGTTGATTTGTACTGCATCTGCCGTGAGATCCCAGCGCGACTGGAGCAGTATGTTAGCATGAGAAAGGTGTCAATTGTTGCCAGTGACTGTGGACACCCAATTCAGAGCGGAACTAAATGCGGAAGTAAGTCTTACCGTCCGTTAAAATTCCGTTAGAATTCTTGAACATCTTATTTGGTATACTTTTTCGATTTGACGGACGGATTGTCATCTTATTTGGTACACTTTTTCGATTTGACGGACGGATTGTGAGCTACAACCGTCTTGTCTTTgtagaagttttttttatttttttttatctattctaCATATCTACATCTGCGcccattaatttatttattcaaaattagGCATGAATTTTACATTCTAACATCTAAAACATGCTTGGAAGAAGGATTGGaggcactttttttttttttttttgagtctttaaggaataataaaaaaatgaatatttttagcACTGCAATTCTAAATTAggccaaaataaataaaagttagaaAATTACGAAATAGTATTGATGATCAAAATATGTCTATATGGCATCAAGAATTTAATGCTATCAATAGCCCTGCCTACGAAATTACAAAAGATAAATGATATTGATAAATAAGAGACACAAACACTGTCCCGCCTCAAATCCGAAGCGTAACGGACACCACATACCTGCTAGATTCTataacaccccaataatcctacATCGAAAAGAAAAGAGTGTGGAAAAGAAATATACGAGACTGcactttaataataataattaggcttaaacattttaggTCGATGATTTGAATCCACTGAGTAATTATTGTTAGCCGGTCAGGCCGTAATACACACGCTTAGTATTCAATGCCACCAAATCTCATTTTGGCCAATAAGAAACAGCTCCTCATA includes the following:
- the LOC109711596 gene encoding formin-like protein 20, with translation MDKVKIEFLGMVAMFVMAVSLSGHLVAAEVRNDRRNVARYNLICNGHFRQLYRYCKRYIKANRIRLVPPPSPRCCQAIERVDLYCICREIPARLEQYVSMRKVSIVASDCGHPIQSGTKCGSYTVPTFQLAKKKLPPPPPPKIQEERKVYPPPPPPPPPKLQEERKVYPPPPSPPKIQEEWRVAPPPPPRSPRSF